One window from the genome of Pseudomonas frederiksbergensis encodes:
- the ssuB gene encoding aliphatic sulfonates ABC transporter ATP-binding protein: MSAQQPPRLLRGIPLAVRNLQKTFGARQVLRDIDLHIPAGQFVAVVGRSGCGKSTLLRLLAGLDQPSGGQLLAGSASLSAAREDTRLMFQEARLLPWKKVIDNVGLGLKGDWRPQASQALDAVGLADRAHEWPASLSGGQKQRVALARALIHQPRLLLLDEPLGALDALTRIEMQQLIERLWLQHGFTVLLVTHDVSEAVAIADRVILIEDGQVGLDLTIDLPRPRARGSHRLASLETEVLDRVLSLPGQPPAPEPVSPLPTQLRWAQ, encoded by the coding sequence ATGAGTGCTCAACAACCTCCGCGCTTGCTGCGGGGCATCCCGCTGGCGGTGCGCAATCTTCAGAAGACGTTTGGTGCGCGCCAGGTATTGAGAGATATCGACCTGCATATCCCGGCCGGGCAATTCGTCGCGGTTGTCGGCCGCAGTGGCTGCGGTAAAAGCACCTTGCTGCGCTTGCTCGCCGGCCTCGATCAGCCCTCGGGCGGCCAGTTGTTGGCCGGCTCGGCATCGCTGAGCGCTGCACGGGAGGACACCCGGCTGATGTTCCAGGAAGCGCGCCTGTTGCCCTGGAAAAAGGTCATCGACAACGTCGGCCTCGGGCTCAAGGGCGACTGGCGGCCGCAAGCCTCGCAGGCGCTGGATGCCGTGGGCCTGGCGGATCGCGCCCATGAATGGCCGGCGTCGTTGTCCGGTGGCCAGAAGCAACGGGTGGCCCTGGCCCGCGCGCTGATCCACCAGCCGCGCCTGCTGTTGCTCGACGAACCCCTGGGCGCGCTCGATGCCCTGACCCGGATCGAGATGCAGCAATTGATCGAACGCTTGTGGCTGCAACACGGCTTCACGGTGCTGCTGGTGACCCACGACGTCAGCGAAGCGGTGGCGATTGCCGACCGGGTCATCCTGATCGAGGACGGCCAGGTCGGCCTCGACCTGACCATCGACCTGCCACGCCCCCGCGCTCGCGGCTCGCATCGCCTGGCGAGCCTGGAAACCGAAGTCCTCGACCGTGTGCTGTCCTTGCCCGGCCAACCGCCGGCACCCGAACCCGTTTCACCCTTGCCCACGCAGTTGCGTTGGGCGCAATAA
- the hepT gene encoding type VII toxin-antitoxin system HepT family RNase toxin produces the protein MADDVLINKAASIERCVARVREEYEKNPATFATDFTRQDSAVLNIQRACEAALDMGQHLIRRERLGIPQSARDTFELLFQGGWIEEGLVKNLKNMVGFRNIAVHDYQALQLPILVAIITGHLDDFLAFSGFILRKDATKAKG, from the coding sequence ATGGCCGATGACGTACTGATCAACAAAGCCGCGAGCATCGAACGTTGCGTTGCGAGAGTGCGAGAGGAATACGAGAAGAACCCCGCTACTTTTGCTACGGATTTCACTCGCCAGGATTCGGCCGTCCTGAACATTCAGCGTGCCTGTGAAGCGGCGCTGGATATGGGACAGCATTTGATTCGCCGTGAACGACTGGGTATCCCGCAAAGTGCCCGCGATACCTTCGAGCTGCTTTTTCAAGGCGGCTGGATCGAAGAAGGGTTGGTGAAAAACCTGAAGAACATGGTGGGGTTCAGGAATATCGCCGTGCATGACTATCAAGCCCTGCAATTGCCGATCCTGGTGGCGATCATTACCGGGCACTTGGATGACTTTCTGGCGTTCAGCGGCTTCATTCTGCGTAAGGATGCGACGAAGGCCAAGGGATAA
- a CDS encoding molybdopterin-binding protein — MTIKAINVRNQFKGTIKEIVEGDVLSEIDVQTASGIVTSVITTRSVKELELAIGSEVIAFVKSTEVSIAKL; from the coding sequence ATGACCATCAAAGCCATCAACGTCCGCAACCAGTTCAAAGGCACCATCAAGGAAATCGTCGAAGGCGATGTGCTGTCGGAAATCGACGTGCAGACCGCTTCGGGCATCGTCACATCGGTCATCACCACCCGCTCGGTGAAAGAGCTGGAACTGGCGATCGGCAGCGAGGTGATTGCCTTCGTCAAATCAACCGAGGTGTCCATCGCCAAGTTGTGA
- a CDS encoding OprD family outer membrane porin, protein MKKSTLAMAVALGVLAQQAGAAGFIEDSKASVSSRTLYFNNDNHETGSEDLRETGTGLKFDYKSGFTQGTVGFGIDAQALVGIRLDGGRGRNAGSYMPADTNGSAVHEWSRLSGNVKALFSKTEAHLGGALAPNLPILVANDSRLLPQTFEGGTITSKDLDNVTFNAGQLEHATGRASSNSTGLAVAGGTEESNQFRYAGADWKVTKDLTLQYYYANLQDYYKQHFLGAVHVFPISEGQSFKTDLRYFDSSSDGRNGDAGYRFNNNNGYAKTPGEVDNKTWSAMFTYTLGGSAFLLGHQQVGDDGGFVYLNQGNVVDSNGRPEGAGGASFYLFTDSMINGFVRAGENTTFGQYSYDFASLGVPGLKAAVSYLRGDDVKTASGTSEYSEWERDMRVDYVIQQGALKGFGTTVRHGSYRSSGVGDDQDQTRVIFNYTYNFM, encoded by the coding sequence ATGAAGAAGTCCACCTTGGCCATGGCAGTGGCCCTTGGGGTATTGGCGCAGCAGGCAGGCGCCGCTGGTTTTATTGAAGACAGCAAGGCGTCTGTTAGTTCTCGTACGTTGTATTTCAATAACGACAACCATGAAACGGGCAGCGAGGATCTGCGCGAAACGGGCACCGGCCTCAAGTTCGACTACAAGTCTGGCTTCACGCAAGGTACCGTTGGTTTCGGTATCGACGCCCAGGCACTGGTGGGGATCCGTCTCGATGGCGGCCGGGGCCGTAACGCTGGTTCCTACATGCCTGCTGACACGAATGGCTCGGCGGTGCATGAGTGGAGCCGTTTGTCCGGTAACGTGAAGGCATTGTTCTCCAAGACCGAAGCTCACCTCGGTGGTGCGCTGGCGCCTAACCTGCCGATCCTGGTTGCCAACGACAGCCGTTTGCTGCCACAGACCTTTGAAGGTGGCACCATCACCTCCAAGGATCTCGACAACGTCACTTTCAACGCGGGCCAGTTGGAACACGCCACAGGTCGGGCATCGAGCAACAGCACTGGTCTGGCGGTCGCGGGCGGTACCGAGGAAAGCAACCAGTTCCGTTACGCAGGTGCTGACTGGAAGGTCACCAAAGACCTGACGCTGCAGTACTACTACGCCAACCTGCAGGATTACTACAAGCAGCATTTCCTGGGCGCGGTACACGTTTTCCCGATCAGCGAAGGCCAATCGTTCAAGACTGATCTGCGTTACTTCGACAGCAGCTCGGATGGCCGCAACGGCGACGCGGGCTATCGCTTTAACAACAACAATGGCTATGCCAAGACCCCGGGCGAGGTCGATAACAAGACCTGGAGCGCCATGTTCACCTACACCCTGGGTGGCAGTGCTTTCTTGCTGGGTCATCAACAAGTCGGCGATGACGGTGGCTTTGTCTACCTGAACCAGGGCAACGTGGTTGACAGCAACGGCCGTCCTGAAGGTGCTGGTGGTGCAAGCTTCTACCTGTTCACCGATAGCATGATCAACGGGTTTGTCCGTGCCGGTGAAAACACCACCTTCGGTCAATACTCCTACGACTTCGCTTCCTTGGGCGTTCCAGGCCTGAAGGCTGCCGTTTCCTACCTGCGTGGTGACGACGTCAAAACAGCCTCCGGCACGAGCGAATACTCCGAGTGGGAACGTGACATGCGTGTCGACTACGTCATCCAGCAGGGCGCTTTGAAAGGCTTCGGTACCACCGTGCGTCACGGTAGCTACCGCAGCAGCGGTGTGGGTGATGACCAGGACCAGACTCGCGTAATCTTCAACTACACCTACAACTTCATGTAA
- the ssuD gene encoding FMNH2-dependent alkanesulfonate monooxygenase, translating into MSLNIFWFLPTHGDGHYLGTAEGARAVDHGYLQQIAQAADRLGFGGVLIPTGRSCEDSWLVAASLIPVTQRLKFLVALRPGIVSPTVAARQAATLDRLSGGRALFNLVTGGDPDELAGDGLFLDHEQRYQASVEFTRIWRRVLEGETVDYNGEHISVKGAKLLYPPIQQPRPPLYFGGSSEAAQDLAAEQVDMVLTWGEPPAAVAEKIQQVRTKAAKLGRTVRFGIRLHVIVRETNAEAWQAADRLISHLDDETIARAQASLARFDSVGQQRMAALHGGRRDKLEVSPNLWAGVGLVRGGAGTALVGDGPTVAARVKEYAGLGIDTFIFSGYPHLEESYRVAELLFPHLDVERPELPKSQGYVSPFGEMVANDILPKAASQS; encoded by the coding sequence ATGAGCCTCAATATTTTCTGGTTCCTGCCCACCCACGGCGACGGTCATTACCTTGGCACCGCTGAAGGTGCCCGCGCCGTCGATCATGGTTACTTGCAGCAAATCGCCCAGGCCGCCGATCGGCTGGGTTTCGGCGGTGTATTGATTCCTACCGGACGCTCCTGCGAAGACTCGTGGCTGGTGGCCGCGTCGTTGATTCCGGTGACCCAGCGCTTGAAGTTCCTGGTTGCCCTGCGCCCCGGGATTGTTTCCCCAACGGTGGCGGCGCGTCAGGCTGCAACCTTGGATCGGCTATCGGGAGGACGTGCGCTGTTCAACCTGGTCACCGGCGGCGATCCGGATGAGCTGGCCGGCGACGGGCTGTTTCTCGATCATGAACAACGCTATCAAGCGTCGGTGGAGTTCACCCGGATCTGGCGTCGGGTGCTGGAAGGCGAGACCGTGGATTACAACGGTGAACACATCAGCGTGAAGGGCGCCAAGCTGCTCTATCCGCCGATCCAGCAACCGCGTCCGCCGCTGTACTTTGGCGGCTCGTCGGAAGCGGCCCAGGATCTGGCCGCCGAGCAGGTGGACATGGTGCTGACCTGGGGTGAGCCCCCGGCGGCCGTCGCGGAAAAAATCCAACAGGTGCGGACCAAGGCTGCGAAGCTGGGGCGTACCGTGCGCTTCGGCATTCGCCTGCATGTGATCGTGCGTGAAACCAACGCCGAGGCCTGGCAAGCGGCCGACCGCTTGATCTCCCACCTGGACGACGAAACCATTGCCCGCGCCCAGGCTTCCCTGGCGCGTTTCGACTCGGTGGGCCAGCAGCGAATGGCCGCGTTGCACGGCGGTCGCCGCGACAAGCTGGAGGTCAGCCCCAACCTCTGGGCCGGTGTCGGCCTGGTGCGCGGCGGCGCCGGGACGGCACTGGTGGGCGATGGCCCGACCGTGGCCGCGCGGGTCAAGGAATACGCCGGCCTGGGCATCGACACGTTCATCTTCTCGGGTTATCCACACCTGGAAGAGTCTTATCGGGTGGCGGAGCTGCTATTCCCGCACTTGGATGTGGAACGCCCGGAACTGCCGAAAAGCCAAGGCTACGTGAGTCCGTTCGGCGAGATGGTCGCCAATGACATCCTGCCTAAAGCCGCGTCCCAGAGTTGA
- the argE gene encoding acetylornithine deacetylase translates to MPLPSMKDQFAALIAAPSVSCTQATLDQSNGAVIELLAGWLTELGFSCDIQQVSPGKFNLLASFGTGPGGLVLAGHSDTVPFDGALWQTDPLKLTEVDGRWVGLGSCDMKGFFALAIEAVKPLLDQPFKQPLLILATCDEESSMAGARALADAGRPLGRAAVIGEPTGLRPIRLHKGVMMERIDILGRSGHSSDPSLGHSALEAMHDAMGELRGLRLQWQREFRNPQFTVPQPTLNFGCIHGGDNPNRICGQCSMEFDLRPLPGMDPQVLRAAIQQKLDPIAERHKVKIDYAPLFPEVPPFEQAEDAELVRVAERLTGYRAEAVAFGTEAPYLQRLGCETLVLGPGDIACAHQPGEYLEMSRLQPTVQLLRQLIGHYCLTPATAG, encoded by the coding sequence ATGCCTTTGCCGTCCATGAAAGATCAATTCGCTGCCCTGATCGCTGCGCCATCGGTCAGTTGCACCCAGGCGACGCTGGACCAGTCCAATGGCGCCGTTATCGAGCTGCTGGCGGGCTGGCTCACCGAGCTTGGGTTTTCCTGTGACATCCAACAGGTCAGCCCCGGCAAGTTCAATCTACTGGCGAGTTTCGGCACGGGCCCCGGCGGGCTGGTGCTGGCTGGCCACAGTGACACGGTGCCGTTCGACGGCGCGTTGTGGCAGACCGATCCGCTGAAACTCACCGAGGTCGATGGGCGATGGGTGGGCCTGGGCAGTTGCGACATGAAAGGTTTTTTTGCCCTGGCGATCGAAGCGGTCAAGCCGCTGCTGGACCAACCGTTCAAGCAACCGTTGCTGATCCTCGCCACGTGCGATGAAGAAAGCTCCATGGCCGGCGCCCGCGCCCTGGCCGATGCCGGCCGGCCATTGGGCCGCGCTGCGGTGATCGGCGAGCCCACCGGCCTGCGGCCGATTCGCCTGCACAAGGGCGTGATGATGGAGCGCATCGATATTCTCGGGCGCAGCGGCCACTCATCCGACCCAAGCCTGGGCCACAGCGCCCTCGAAGCCATGCACGACGCCATGGGTGAGCTGCGCGGCTTGCGGTTGCAATGGCAGCGTGAATTCCGTAATCCGCAATTTACCGTGCCGCAACCGACGCTGAATTTCGGCTGCATCCACGGCGGTGACAATCCCAACCGGATCTGTGGCCAATGCTCCATGGAATTCGACTTGCGCCCCTTGCCAGGCATGGACCCGCAGGTGCTGCGGGCAGCGATCCAGCAGAAGCTCGACCCCATCGCCGAACGCCACAAGGTCAAGATCGACTACGCGCCGTTGTTTCCCGAGGTGCCCCCGTTCGAGCAGGCCGAGGATGCCGAATTGGTGCGCGTGGCCGAGCGGCTGACGGGTTATCGCGCCGAAGCAGTGGCGTTCGGCACCGAAGCGCCTTATCTTCAGCGCCTTGGCTGCGAAACCCTGGTGCTGGGTCCTGGTGATATCGCCTGCGCCCATCAGCCCGGCGAGTACCTTGAAATGTCACGTTTGCAACCTACCGTGCAATTGCTGCGTCAGTTGATCGGTCATTACTGCCTGACGCCGGCCACGGCCGGTTAA
- the ssuC gene encoding aliphatic sulfonate ABC transporter permease SsuC, translated as MRKIIHNLAPWTVPLLLLATWQLSVSAGWLSTRILPAPVAVIEAGVSLVRSGEIWTHLAISGWRAAVGFLIGGGIGLTLGFITGLSKWGERLLDSSVQMIRNVPHLALIPLVILWFGIDESAKIFLVALGTLFPIYLNTYHGIRNVDPALVEMSRSYGLSGFSLFRQVILPGALPSILVGVRFALGFMWLTLIVAETISASAGIGYLAMNAREFLQTDVVVLAILLYAVLGKLADLAARGLERVWLRWHPAYQVSREGVA; from the coding sequence ATGAGGAAAATTATTCACAACCTCGCGCCGTGGACGGTGCCATTGCTGTTGCTTGCAACGTGGCAGTTATCGGTGTCGGCCGGCTGGTTATCCACGCGGATCCTGCCGGCGCCAGTCGCGGTGATCGAGGCTGGCGTGAGCCTGGTGCGCAGCGGCGAAATCTGGACTCACCTGGCTATCAGCGGCTGGCGCGCAGCGGTCGGCTTCCTGATTGGTGGCGGCATCGGCCTTACCCTGGGCTTTATCACGGGCCTGTCGAAGTGGGGCGAGCGGCTGCTGGACAGCTCCGTGCAGATGATACGCAACGTCCCGCACCTGGCGCTGATTCCGTTGGTGATCCTATGGTTCGGCATCGACGAGTCGGCGAAGATCTTCCTGGTGGCGCTTGGCACGCTGTTCCCCATCTACCTCAACACCTATCACGGGATCCGTAACGTCGACCCAGCGCTGGTGGAAATGTCTCGCAGCTACGGTTTGTCCGGTTTCAGCCTGTTTCGCCAGGTGATCCTGCCGGGCGCCTTGCCGTCGATCCTGGTAGGCGTGCGCTTTGCCCTGGGCTTCATGTGGCTGACGCTGATCGTGGCGGAAACCATCTCGGCCAGCGCCGGTATCGGTTACCTGGCGATGAATGCCCGGGAGTTCCTGCAGACCGACGTGGTGGTGCTGGCGATTCTCTTGTACGCCGTGCTCGGCAAGCTGGCTGACCTCGCCGCCCGTGGCCTCGAACGGGTCTGGCTGCGCTGGCATCCGGCCTATCAAGTAAGCAGGGAAGGTGTTGCATGA
- the argA gene encoding amino-acid N-acetyltransferase, which produces MPEYVNWLRHASPYINAHRDCTFIVMLPGDGVEHPNFGNIVHDLVLLHSLGVRLVLVHGSRPQIETRLAARGLTPHYHHGMRITDAATLECVIDAVGQLRIAIEARLSMDMASSPMQGSRLRVASGNLVTARPIGVLEGVDYHHTGEVRRVDRKGINRLLDERSIVLLSPLGYSPTGEIFNLACEDVATRAAIDLAADKLLLFGAEQGLIGEDGRLVRELRPQQVPAHMQRLGSDYQAELLDAAAQACRGGVARSHIVSYAENGALLAELFTRDGSGTLVAQEQFEVVREAAIEDVGGLLDLISPLEEQGILVRRSREVLEREIEQFSVVEREGMIIACAALYQIADSDAGELACLAVNPEYRHGGRGDELLERIETRARAQGLKTLFVLTTRTAHWFRERGFEPSSVERLPAARASLYNYQRNSKIFEKSL; this is translated from the coding sequence ATGCCCGAATACGTCAATTGGCTTCGTCACGCTTCGCCTTATATCAATGCCCACCGCGACTGCACCTTCATCGTCATGCTGCCCGGCGATGGGGTGGAACACCCTAATTTCGGCAACATCGTCCACGACCTGGTGCTGCTGCACAGTCTTGGCGTGCGCCTGGTGCTGGTCCATGGTTCGCGCCCGCAGATTGAAACCCGTCTTGCTGCCCGTGGCCTGACGCCCCATTACCACCACGGCATGCGCATCACCGATGCCGCGACGCTGGAATGCGTGATCGACGCGGTCGGCCAGTTGCGCATCGCTATCGAGGCGCGCCTTTCCATGGACATGGCGTCATCGCCGATGCAAGGCTCGCGGTTGCGGGTCGCCAGCGGCAACCTGGTCACCGCCCGGCCGATCGGCGTGCTTGAAGGCGTGGATTATCACCACACCGGCGAGGTGCGCCGGGTCGACCGCAAAGGCATCAATCGCCTGTTGGACGAGCGCTCCATCGTCTTGCTGTCACCGTTGGGCTATTCGCCCACGGGGGAGATCTTCAACCTGGCCTGCGAAGACGTCGCCACTCGTGCGGCCATTGACCTGGCAGCGGACAAATTGCTGCTGTTCGGCGCCGAGCAAGGCCTGATCGGCGAAGATGGGCGACTGGTTCGCGAGTTGCGTCCGCAACAGGTCCCGGCCCACATGCAGCGTCTGGGCAGCGACTATCAAGCCGAACTGCTGGATGCGGCGGCCCAGGCCTGCCGTGGCGGTGTCGCGCGCAGCCACATCGTCAGCTATGCCGAGAATGGCGCGCTGCTGGCCGAATTGTTCACCCGTGACGGCAGCGGCACGCTGGTAGCACAGGAGCAGTTCGAGGTGGTGCGTGAGGCGGCGATCGAAGACGTCGGCGGATTGCTGGACCTGATCAGCCCGTTGGAAGAGCAGGGCATCCTGGTGCGTCGTTCCCGCGAGGTGCTGGAGCGCGAGATCGAACAGTTCAGCGTGGTCGAGCGTGAAGGCATGATCATCGCTTGCGCGGCGCTGTACCAGATCGCCGATTCGGATGCCGGTGAGCTGGCCTGCCTGGCGGTGAATCCGGAGTACCGCCACGGTGGCCGGGGCGATGAGTTGCTGGAGCGGATCGAAACCCGGGCCCGTGCCCAAGGGCTCAAGACGCTGTTCGTGCTGACGACGCGGACCGCCCACTGGTTCCGTGAGCGGGGCTTCGAGCCCAGCAGTGTCGAGCGCCTGCCTGCGGCCCGGGCGTCGCTCTACAACTATCAGCGCAATTCGAAGATCTTCGAAAAGTCCCTTTAG
- a CDS encoding peroxiredoxin yields MSLRLGDIAPDFEQDSSAGKIRFHEWLGDSWGVLFSHPADFTPVCTTELGLTAKLKDEFAKRGVKAIALSVDPVDSHHKWIEDINETQNAIVNFPILADADRKVSDLYDLIHPNASDTLTVRSLFVIDPNKKIRLTITYPASTGRNFNEILRVIDSLQLTDNYKVATPANWQDGDEVVIVPSLKDEEELKQRFPKGYRAVKPYLRLTPQPNR; encoded by the coding sequence ATGAGCCTCAGACTCGGCGACATCGCCCCCGATTTCGAACAGGATTCCAGCGCCGGCAAGATTCGCTTCCATGAATGGCTCGGCGACAGCTGGGGCGTGCTGTTCTCCCACCCGGCGGACTTCACGCCGGTGTGCACCACTGAACTGGGCCTCACCGCCAAGCTCAAGGACGAATTCGCCAAGCGCGGCGTCAAGGCCATCGCTCTGTCGGTAGACCCGGTGGATTCGCACCACAAGTGGATCGAAGACATCAACGAAACCCAGAATGCCATCGTGAACTTCCCGATCCTGGCTGACGCCGACCGCAAGGTTTCGGACCTGTACGACCTGATTCACCCCAACGCCAGCGATACCTTGACCGTGCGCTCATTATTCGTGATCGACCCGAACAAGAAGATCCGCCTGACGATCACCTACCCGGCGAGCACTGGCCGCAATTTCAACGAAATCCTGCGGGTGATCGATTCCCTGCAACTGACCGACAACTACAAAGTCGCCACCCCGGCCAACTGGCAGGACGGTGATGAAGTGGTGATCGTGCCGTCGCTCAAGGATGAAGAAGAACTCAAGCAGCGCTTTCCCAAGGGCTATCGCGCGGTGAAGCCGTACTTGCGCCTTACGCCGCAGCCCAATCGCTGA
- a CDS encoding TetR/AcrR family transcriptional regulator, translating into MTRIATPRKPRARSQARIDTILDAARTLLATEGVASLSIYSVAERAGIPPSSVYHFFASVPALLEALTADVHAAFRACLQAPIDHAALHHWHDLSRLVEQRMLAIYSQDAAARQLILAQHGLTEVTQADRQHDVELGALMHTVFARHFELPTLPSDVDVFALAMELGDRVYARSVQQHGQITPRLAEEGMRVFDAYLGLYLPPYLPKRETP; encoded by the coding sequence ATGACGCGCATCGCCACCCCTCGCAAACCCCGCGCACGCAGCCAGGCCCGGATCGATACCATTCTCGATGCCGCCCGTACGCTGCTTGCCACCGAAGGCGTGGCCAGCCTGTCGATCTACAGCGTCGCCGAACGCGCCGGGATCCCGCCCTCCTCCGTCTATCACTTCTTCGCCAGCGTCCCGGCCCTGCTCGAAGCCCTGACCGCCGATGTCCACGCCGCCTTTCGCGCGTGCCTGCAAGCGCCGATCGACCACGCGGCCCTTCACCACTGGCATGACCTGTCACGACTGGTAGAACAGCGCATGCTGGCCATCTACAGCCAGGACGCCGCCGCTCGCCAGTTGATCCTGGCCCAGCATGGCTTGACCGAAGTCACCCAGGCCGACCGCCAGCACGACGTTGAGCTGGGCGCGCTGATGCACACCGTCTTCGCCCGGCATTTCGAGCTGCCGACACTGCCGTCCGACGTGGATGTGTTCGCCCTGGCGATGGAGCTGGGCGACCGCGTCTACGCCCGCTCGGTACAGCAACACGGACAAATCACCCCGCGCCTGGCCGAAGAAGGCATGCGGGTGTTCGATGCGTACCTGGGGCTTTACCTGCCGCCCTATTTGCCCAAACGAGAGACGCCCTGA
- a CDS encoding sulfonate ABC transporter substrate-binding protein yields the protein MRTVILRRGLVALFAAAVSLGVITQTQAETLRIGYQKYGTLVLLKAKGTLEKRLAAQGVDVQWTEFPGGPQLLEGLNVGSIDFGVTGETPPVFAQAAGADLLYVAYEPPAPHSEAILVPKGSSIQSVQDLKGKKVVLNKGSNVHYLLVRALEDAGLEYSEIQTVFLPPADARAAFERGSVDAWVIWDPYQAAAEQQLQARTLRDGKGIVDNHQFYLATKPYAQKNPQVITALVEEVRAVGEWSKANPEDVTQQVSPLLGLPADITLTSVKRQGYGALFLTPEVVAAQQKIADSFYQLKLIPKPLNIKDVIWTPSAAVANAQ from the coding sequence ATGCGCACTGTCATTTTGCGTCGCGGGCTGGTCGCTCTGTTTGCTGCGGCTGTGTCCCTCGGCGTCATTACCCAGACTCAAGCCGAAACCTTGCGGATCGGCTATCAGAAGTACGGCACGCTGGTGCTGCTCAAGGCCAAGGGGACGTTGGAGAAACGCCTCGCCGCCCAGGGCGTCGACGTGCAATGGACCGAATTTCCCGGCGGCCCCCAGCTTCTGGAAGGCTTGAATGTCGGTTCCATCGATTTTGGCGTCACCGGTGAAACTCCACCGGTGTTTGCCCAGGCGGCCGGCGCGGACTTGCTCTATGTCGCCTACGAACCGCCAGCCCCCCACAGTGAGGCGATCCTGGTGCCCAAGGGCTCGTCGATCCAGTCGGTGCAGGACCTCAAGGGCAAGAAGGTCGTGTTGAACAAAGGCTCCAATGTCCATTACCTGCTGGTACGGGCACTGGAAGATGCCGGCCTTGAATATTCCGAGATCCAGACGGTTTTCCTGCCGCCAGCCGACGCCCGCGCCGCGTTCGAGCGCGGCAGCGTGGACGCCTGGGTGATCTGGGATCCGTACCAGGCCGCGGCTGAACAGCAATTGCAGGCCCGCACCTTGCGGGACGGCAAAGGCATCGTCGACAACCATCAGTTCTACCTCGCGACCAAACCCTACGCGCAGAAAAATCCACAGGTGATCACGGCCCTGGTGGAAGAAGTGCGGGCGGTGGGCGAATGGTCCAAGGCCAACCCTGAAGACGTGACCCAACAGGTATCGCCGCTGCTTGGCCTGCCGGCGGACATCACCCTGACGTCTGTGAAACGCCAAGGCTACGGGGCGTTGTTCCTCACGCCGGAGGTGGTGGCGGCGCAGCAGAAAATCGCCGACAGCTTCTACCAGCTCAAGTTGATTCCCAAGCCCTTGAACATCAAGGACGTGATCTGGACGCCGTCGGCGGCCGTTGCGAACGCGCAGTAA
- the ssuE gene encoding NADPH-dependent FMN reductase: MLVVSLGGSPSQRSRSGVLLERSQRWLQQQGVEVVSYQVRDFPAEDLLHARFDSPKVIDLLAQIENADGLLIATPVYKASFSGALKTVLDLLPERALAHKVVLPMATGGSIAHMLAVDYALKPVLSALKAQEMLHGIFAEDSQIAYGEGSAQAQLTPTLQQRLDEALEQFYSAMARRPRPLDPSALNERLLSARWSI; the protein is encoded by the coding sequence ATGTTGGTTGTCTCGCTCGGCGGCAGTCCCAGCCAGCGCTCCCGTTCTGGAGTGCTGTTGGAGCGCTCGCAACGTTGGTTACAACAGCAAGGTGTAGAAGTGGTGAGTTATCAGGTACGTGATTTCCCTGCAGAGGATCTGCTCCATGCCCGCTTCGACAGTCCCAAAGTGATTGACCTGCTGGCCCAGATTGAAAATGCCGACGGCCTGCTCATCGCCACGCCAGTGTACAAGGCGTCTTTTTCCGGTGCGCTGAAGACCGTACTCGATCTGCTGCCGGAACGGGCCCTGGCCCACAAAGTGGTGTTGCCGATGGCAACCGGCGGCAGCATCGCCCACATGCTGGCGGTAGATTATGCCCTCAAGCCCGTGCTGTCGGCACTCAAGGCCCAGGAAATGCTCCATGGGATTTTTGCCGAAGACAGCCAGATCGCCTATGGCGAAGGCAGTGCCCAGGCGCAATTGACGCCTACCTTGCAGCAGCGCCTGGACGAAGCGCTTGAACAGTTCTACAGCGCCATGGCCCGTCGGCCCAGGCCGCTCGACCCCAGCGCATTGAACGAACGTCTGTTGAGTGCTCGCTGGAGCATTTGA
- the mntA gene encoding type VII toxin-antitoxin system MntA family adenylyltransferase antitoxin — MNTQALLTHLQNRLPDLLAVYLFGSHAQGDAGPDSDVDLAVLLSGEIDPVSLWQLSGDLAEIAGSPVDLIDLRAATTVMQYQIVTLGQRLWAKDVQAGLFECFILSEKTALDEARAGLLKVIQEEGSVYGR, encoded by the coding sequence ATGAACACTCAAGCTTTGTTGACTCATCTGCAAAACCGTTTGCCTGACCTGCTGGCGGTATACCTGTTCGGCAGCCATGCACAGGGCGATGCCGGGCCTGACAGCGATGTCGACCTGGCTGTGCTTTTGTCCGGCGAGATCGATCCAGTGTCCCTATGGCAGCTTTCGGGGGACCTGGCGGAAATTGCTGGCAGTCCGGTGGATCTGATTGATCTACGGGCGGCAACCACTGTGATGCAATACCAAATCGTGACCCTTGGCCAGCGACTCTGGGCCAAAGACGTACAGGCGGGATTGTTCGAATGCTTCATTCTCAGCGAGAAGACCGCGCTCGATGAGGCTCGGGCGGGATTGCTCAAGGTTATCCAGGAAGAAGGCAGCGTATATGGCCGATGA